Within the Bacillus sp. FSL K6-3431 genome, the region AAGGAGTTTCTGTAAAAGACAGCCATATAAATATGAAGAACGAGACAATGTCAGATGAACAACGTGCTGAATACTTATCAAATTTGGCTGCTGGCATCCCAGATGTAAATAATGCTACAGCTGTAGTTATTGGGAATTTTGCTATGGTAGGAATTGATGTGGAAGCTAACTTAGATAGATCCAAAGTGGGAAGTATTAAGTATTCAGTAGCTGAAAGCTTAAAACACGATCCACATGGAGCAGGTGCCATGGTCATTGCAGATCCTGATCTATATGCTCGTTTAACAGAAATTGGTGACGATATTAGAAATGGTAAGCCTGTAGAAGGTTTTATGAATGAACTTTCAGATATTGCCGGACGATTAATGCCAGATGTACCTCCTCAGGAAAGTGGTAAAAATCCGGAAGATGCATTAAAGAAACCTAAAAAAGAAATGAATACGAAGAATCAACAACAATTAGACGAAGAACAACATGACCAGTCTCGTGAATAAAATATTATTGTTAACGATTATTTCATGATATACTATGTAGAAAATGAATGAGTTACATTCAGCAGAGGTGTTTTATCATGAAAGTTCAATGCGTCATCTGTGATCAGCAATCAACTATCGATACCGATTCACCACTAGCCAAAAAATTACGTAATCATCCAATACACACATTCATGTGTGTTACATGCCATAAACGAATTAAAGAAAATACAGAAGTACGACTGGCGAAAAGCTCTT harbors:
- a CDS encoding YlaI family protein codes for the protein MKVQCVICDQQSTIDTDSPLAKKLRNHPIHTFMCVTCHKRIKENTEVRLAKSSFQLYTYKTEMNEF
- a CDS encoding YhcN/YlaJ family sporulation lipoprotein → MRKVSFIIMLLLFLSACSQNNNTKPNIQNENTLPQGVSVKDSHINMKNETMSDEQRAEYLSNLAAGIPDVNNATAVVIGNFAMVGIDVEANLDRSKVGSIKYSVAESLKHDPHGAGAMVIADPDLYARLTEIGDDIRNGKPVEGFMNELSDIAGRLMPDVPPQESGKNPEDALKKPKKEMNTKNQQQLDEEQHDQSRE